In Pseudobdellovibrionaceae bacterium, the following proteins share a genomic window:
- a CDS encoding CBS domain-containing protein, translating to MERLKIPVDEFTSPTPITVGPEHSAADVAEVLKENGIRHIPVVEGEIPVGIISERDLRVLSSVKELNLVTASEIMVPDPFTVTPETPLDQVVYEMSDRKIGSAIVQDADGKIVGIFTNTDALNALIEILRGVVPN from the coding sequence ATGGAAAGACTGAAAATCCCAGTTGATGAATTCACCAGCCCCACCCCTATCACCGTCGGGCCCGAACACAGTGCTGCTGATGTGGCTGAAGTTCTCAAGGAAAACGGTATTCGTCACATCCCGGTGGTGGAAGGCGAAATTCCCGTCGGAATTATTAGTGAAAGGGATTTGCGGGTTCTCAGCTCCGTGAAAGAACTCAACTTGGTTACTGCCTCTGAAATCATGGTCCCCGATCCATTCACCGTCACTCCTGAGACGCCCCTGGATCAGGTGGTCTATGAGATGTCAGATCGCAAGATTGGCTCGGCCATTGTTCAAGATGCAGACGGCAAGATCGTCGGCATCTTCACCAACACCGACGCCCTCAATGCCCTTATCGAAATCCTCCGCGGCGTCGTCCCCAACTAA
- a CDS encoding TetR/AcrR family transcriptional regulator: MRGSDTRSQIIKTAIRLASREGLEAISIGKIATKVGMSKSGLFGHFKSKENLQLEILQTVADRFAKRVFVPAMKEPRGLPRLQAIHQNWLKWVQGSQELPGGCLLIAAASEMDDQPGPLKDHLKKMQLLLIENLQKAAQIAKDEGHFHAQVDVERMGWYWYSLILGYHHYKRLLNHPRADEFAEHAFAEFLQRCQAKKGDIA; this comes from the coding sequence ATGAGGGGTTCGGATACACGCAGCCAAATCATTAAGACAGCCATCCGCCTGGCGAGCCGCGAGGGCCTTGAGGCTATTTCCATCGGCAAGATTGCCACTAAGGTGGGAATGTCGAAGAGTGGTTTGTTTGGTCACTTTAAGTCCAAAGAAAACCTGCAACTGGAAATCCTGCAGACCGTGGCCGATCGTTTTGCCAAACGAGTTTTTGTGCCGGCGATGAAGGAGCCTCGGGGCCTGCCCCGTCTCCAAGCCATTCATCAAAATTGGCTCAAGTGGGTCCAAGGTAGCCAAGAGCTGCCGGGAGGCTGTCTACTTATTGCTGCTGCCAGTGAAATGGATGATCAGCCAGGACCGCTCAAAGATCATCTTAAGAAGATGCAGTTGTTGTTGATTGAAAATCTGCAAAAGGCCGCCCAGATTGCCAAAGACGAAGGGCACTTCCATGCCCAGGTGGATGTGGAGAGGATGGGCTGGTATTGGTATTCATTGATTCTTGGCTATCATCATTACAAACGACTACTCAATCACCCGCGCGCTGATGAATTCGCGGAACATGCCTTTGCTGAGTTTCTGCAAAGATGCCAAGCTAAAAAGGGGGATATTGCATGA
- a CDS encoding alpha/beta hydrolase produces MNKEMMKFGLHMAALIAPDFTLKKLGEHMQRPKPYPTRIRERVVLAQALEFKIPFGSQKVTGWSWGTSPRQVLLLHGWGGRGIQLRHFIAPLLAQGYRVVVIDFPAHGDSQGERTHLWEWVQVIQEVCKHWGPFDGAIGHSFGGTALTNALRRGAPIGRASLVAPMGNLPVSFDSWLSEWDLTPPLRRLVQEGFSELVGVEMEDLSPQHFALELKTPVLLVHDTQDPDIPHSQSDQLKQKWYGAKLLSTENLGHFKILKDPKVINEIIGFISQAEEEVA; encoded by the coding sequence ATGAACAAGGAGATGATGAAATTTGGTCTTCATATGGCTGCCCTGATTGCCCCGGACTTTACACTCAAAAAACTGGGCGAACATATGCAAAGACCCAAGCCCTACCCGACGCGTATTCGTGAGCGAGTGGTGTTAGCCCAGGCTTTGGAGTTCAAGATTCCATTTGGCTCACAAAAGGTGACCGGCTGGAGTTGGGGCACGAGTCCCAGGCAGGTCCTCCTTCTTCATGGTTGGGGTGGACGAGGCATTCAACTGCGGCACTTCATTGCTCCCCTCTTGGCCCAGGGCTACCGAGTGGTGGTGATTGATTTTCCTGCCCACGGGGATTCTCAGGGCGAAAGAACTCACTTGTGGGAGTGGGTCCAGGTCATTCAGGAGGTCTGCAAACACTGGGGGCCCTTCGATGGAGCGATTGGCCACTCCTTTGGCGGCACAGCTCTCACCAACGCCCTTCGGCGCGGAGCACCTATTGGTCGTGCCTCTTTGGTGGCGCCCATGGGCAATTTGCCGGTGAGTTTTGATTCCTGGCTCAGTGAATGGGACCTCACTCCCCCACTGCGCCGTCTGGTGCAAGAGGGATTTAGTGAGCTGGTAGGTGTGGAAATGGAAGACCTGTCGCCTCAACACTTTGCCTTGGAGCTGAAAACCCCTGTACTTCTCGTCCATGACACTCAGGACCCAGATATCCCTCATAGCCAAAGTGACCAACTCAAGCAAAAGTGGTATGGTGCCAAATTATTGTCGACTGAAAACCTGGGACACTTCAAAATACTGAAGGACCCCAAGGTCATTAATGAAATCATCGGGTTTATTTCTCAAGCAGAGGAGGAAGTAGCATGA
- a CDS encoding acetyl-CoA C-acetyltransferase, with product MSPRRVAVIGGVRIPFARSMGKYMGHSNQDLMTFVLQTLVNKFNLRDEVLGDVALGAVLKHSADFNLARECTMGSGLSAMTPAYDVQQACGTSLEAAILVGNKIALGQIDAGIAGGTDTNSDLPIVFSRKFSHRLVRSVSGRSTMAKLKPWMSLNPKELFPVAPGVLEPRTKMSMGQSCEVMAKQWGITREEQDELAFRSHQNGAKAYEEGFFNDLIVPYNNVTMDNNLRGDTSVEKLSSLKPAFDRKSGKGTLTAGNSTPLTDGASAVLLASEEWAKAKGLPITAYLTFAQTAAVDYVNDEGLLMAPAYAVPKLLKQAGMKLQDFDYYEIHEAFAAQTLCTLKAWESADFCRNKLGLDAPLGSIDRSKLNVKGGSVALGHPFAATGTRIVATLAKLLKGQPGKKGLISICTAGGMGVTAIMEGA from the coding sequence ATGAGTCCGCGACGTGTGGCAGTCATCGGTGGAGTTCGAATTCCCTTTGCCCGCAGTATGGGTAAGTATATGGGACACAGCAATCAGGATCTCATGACCTTTGTTCTTCAGACTTTGGTGAATAAATTCAACCTTCGCGACGAAGTCCTGGGCGATGTCGCTCTTGGCGCTGTCCTCAAGCATTCGGCAGATTTTAACCTGGCCCGTGAATGCACCATGGGCAGCGGTCTCTCGGCCATGACTCCGGCCTATGATGTCCAGCAGGCCTGCGGCACCAGTCTTGAGGCCGCTATCCTCGTCGGCAACAAAATCGCCCTTGGGCAGATCGATGCCGGTATCGCTGGCGGAACAGACACCAATAGTGATCTTCCCATCGTGTTCAGCCGCAAGTTCAGCCACCGCCTGGTACGTAGCGTGAGTGGTCGGTCAACCATGGCAAAGCTCAAGCCCTGGATGAGCCTCAATCCTAAAGAGCTTTTTCCTGTCGCTCCCGGAGTTCTTGAACCCCGAACCAAAATGAGCATGGGACAGAGTTGCGAAGTGATGGCCAAGCAGTGGGGAATCACCCGCGAGGAGCAAGATGAACTGGCTTTTCGCAGCCACCAAAACGGGGCCAAGGCCTACGAAGAGGGTTTTTTTAATGATTTGATTGTTCCCTACAATAATGTGACGATGGACAATAATCTACGGGGCGATACCTCTGTGGAAAAACTCTCCAGCCTTAAACCTGCCTTTGACCGCAAAAGTGGCAAGGGCACACTGACGGCTGGTAACTCCACACCCCTAACGGATGGCGCTTCAGCTGTGCTCCTCGCCAGTGAAGAATGGGCAAAGGCTAAAGGCCTTCCGATCACCGCCTATTTGACCTTTGCCCAAACGGCGGCGGTCGATTACGTGAATGACGAAGGACTTCTGATGGCGCCTGCCTATGCCGTCCCTAAGCTTTTGAAACAAGCGGGAATGAAGCTGCAGGATTTTGATTACTATGAAATTCATGAAGCCTTTGCCGCTCAAACCCTTTGCACTTTAAAGGCCTGGGAGTCAGCCGACTTCTGCCGCAACAAACTGGGGCTCGATGCGCCCTTGGGGAGCATTGACCGCAGTAAGTTAAATGTGAAGGGTGGCAGCGTCGCCTTAGGGCATCCTTTTGCAGCAACCGGAACTCGCATTGTGGCGACTCTCGCGAAGCTCCTCAAGGGTCAACCAGGTAAGAAGGGTTTGATTTCTATCTGTACAGCGGGCGGTATGGGTGTCACCGCCATCATGGAAGGCGCTTAA
- a CDS encoding response regulator, which yields MSQKTVLIVEDDPICRESLKDLFEMEDYNCLEASGGRDAVEIVKANKNAIDLIVSDIRMPNGNGVELLMSVKAMDPSIPPVILITGFSTAEEESLVEKGAECVLSKPIDFAELFAEVEKAIAKFKAA from the coding sequence ATGTCACAGAAAACCGTATTGATTGTGGAAGACGATCCCATTTGTCGCGAGTCTCTAAAGGACTTGTTTGAAATGGAAGACTACAACTGTCTAGAAGCCAGCGGTGGCCGGGATGCAGTGGAGATTGTCAAAGCCAATAAGAACGCCATCGACCTGATCGTCTCAGATATTCGTATGCCCAACGGCAATGGTGTGGAACTGTTGATGTCGGTCAAAGCCATGGACCCATCAATCCCCCCTGTGATCTTGATCACTGGATTTAGCACAGCTGAAGAAGAGAGCCTGGTGGAAAAAGGGGCTGAGTGTGTGCTCAGCAAGCCCATTGATTTTGCGGAATTGTTCGCCGAAGTGGAAAAAGCCATCGCCAAGTTTAAGGCGGCCTGA